The following coding sequences lie in one Prionailurus viverrinus isolate Anna chromosome X, UM_Priviv_1.0, whole genome shotgun sequence genomic window:
- the LOC125157261 gene encoding melanoma-associated antigen B3-like — MPRAQKSKLCTREKRHQAQGGTQPQRGAQAPAATEQAFPSSASPPFEVLTQRNPAARSRRAPKRSQRAVSATTKSAGVSRTRSCKGADCQVEKKQSSVQSPLSIVQSQGDPVSKTASVLVQFLLHMSRMKRPIMKADMLKFINKKHKHRFVEILKRASFSLEVVFGVDLKEVDPTKHSYVLVSKMNLPNNGTINRGRGFPKTGLLMNLLGVIFLKGNCAAEEKIWEFLSKMRVYAGKRHFIFGEPKKLITQDLVKLKYLEYRQVPNSNPPRYEFLWGPRAHAETNKMRVLEFWAKINQTVPSAFHPWYEEALRDEQERAEATVTLQAETDATASARSRACPAAPPTPSEVEPDPSHCD, encoded by the coding sequence ATGCCTCGGGCACAGAAGAGTAAGCTCTGCACCAGGGAGAAGCGCCACCAAGCCCAAGGTGGGACCCAGCCTCAGAGGGGTGCTCAGGCCCCTGCGGCCACGGAACAAGCATTCCCTTCCTCGGCCTCTCCTCCCTTTGAAGTTCTTACTCAGAGAAATCCTGCTGCCAGGTCACGTAGAGCTCCCAAGAGATCTCAGAGGGCCGTGTCCGCCACCACAAAGTCTGCAGGTGTTTCTCGCACAAGATCATGCAAAGGAGCCGACTGCCAAGTTGAGAAAAAGCAAAGTTCCGTCCAGTCCCCACTCTCCATTGTGCAGTCTCAGGGGGACCCTGTAAGCAAAACAGCGAGTGTTTTGGTACAGTTCCTGTTGCACATGAGCAGAATGAAAAGGCCCATTATGAAAGCTGATATGCTGAAGTTTATCAATAAAAAGCATAAACATCGCTTCGTTGAGATCCTCAAAAGAGCCTCTTTCAGCTTGGAAGtggtttttggtgttgacttAAAAGAAGTCGATCCTACCAAGCATTCCTACGTCCTTGTCAGCAAAATGAACCTCCCCAACAACGGGACTATAAACCGTGGCAGGGGGTTTCCCAAGACCGGCCTCCTGATGAATCTCCTGGGCGTGATCTTCCTGAAGGGCAATTGTGCCGCCGAAGAGAAGATCTGGGAGTTCCTGAGTAAAATGAGAGTCTATGCGGGGAAGAGGCACTTCATATTTGGGGAGCCCAAGAAGCTCATCACCCAAGATTTGGTGAAGCTCAAGTACCTGGAGTACCGGCAGGTGCCCAACAGCAATCCTCCACGCTATGAGTTCCTGTGGGGCCCCAGAGCCCACGCCGAGACCAACAAGATGAGAGTGCTCGAGTTTTGGGCCAAGATTAACCAAACAGTCCCAAGTGCCTTCCACCCTTGGTATGAAGAGGCTTTGAGAGATGAGCAAGAAAGAGCCGAAGCCACAGTCACACTCCAGGCTGAGACCGATGCTACGGCGAGTGCACGTTCCAGGGCATGTCCAGCAGCTCCTCCCACACCTAGTGAGGTCGAGCCCGATCCTTCACATTGTGACTGA